One Deltaproteobacteria bacterium genomic region harbors:
- the grxD gene encoding Grx4 family monothiol glutaredoxin — translation MSAQDALQQIKTDIETNPICLFMKGTPDAPQCGFSAQVVHILNSYGVKFHAVNVLADWDIREGIKQYTNWPTIPQLYVNGKFVGGCDITAELHRKGQLAEVLGATQK, via the coding sequence ATGAGTGCTCAAGACGCATTACAACAAATCAAAACTGACATCGAAACCAACCCGATCTGCCTCTTTATGAAGGGTACCCCCGACGCTCCTCAGTGTGGCTTCTCAGCGCAAGTCGTGCACATCCTGAACTCCTACGGCGTCAAGTTCCACGCTGTAAATGTCCTAGCTGACTGGGACATCCGTGAGGGCATCAAGCAGTACACCAACTGGCCGACGATTCCGCAACTCTATGTGAACGGCAAGTTTGTTGGTGGCTGCGACATCACCGCCGAGCTTCACCGCAAAGGTCAATTGGCCGAAGTATTGGGCGCGACACAGAAGTAA
- a CDS encoding PLP-dependent transferase: MAVDSKHFTNVVHAGAQPEAVTGAIMTPIFMTSTYVQEEPGVHKGYDYSRADNPTRAAYEAALATIEGAKYGLAFSSGLAAEQAIVQLLSPGARVIVSDDVYGGTGRLFRRLYAKYGIDFQFIDLADKAALTAAMTPATKMIWVETPSNPTMKIIDVRHVAALAKKAGALTVVDNTFATPIFQSPLKLGADIVVHSTTKYIGGHSDMIGGALMTSDDSLFEQLKFIQFAAGAVPAPLECFLLHRSIKTLAVRMQQHERNAQIVATMLSSHPKVKRVYYPGLTHDPGHQLAKEQMSGYSGMVSFDHGGSYAEVVAFLQKLKVFSLAESLGGVESLVNHPERMTHASVPEDLRRKLGIGPQLIRLSVGIEHADDLINDLTQAL; the protein is encoded by the coding sequence GTGGCTGTTGATTCGAAGCATTTTACCAATGTAGTCCACGCCGGAGCCCAACCTGAGGCCGTCACGGGTGCCATCATGACGCCAATCTTCATGACGTCCACCTACGTGCAGGAGGAGCCTGGAGTTCACAAGGGTTATGATTACTCGCGTGCCGACAATCCGACTAGGGCTGCGTACGAGGCAGCACTGGCGACGATTGAGGGCGCTAAATACGGACTCGCCTTTTCCTCAGGTCTAGCGGCGGAACAAGCCATTGTTCAGCTCCTATCTCCCGGAGCTCGGGTGATTGTGTCGGATGACGTGTACGGTGGGACGGGCAGACTGTTCCGGCGCCTTTACGCCAAGTATGGCATCGACTTTCAGTTTATCGACCTTGCCGACAAAGCTGCCTTAACGGCAGCGATGACTCCAGCTACAAAGATGATCTGGGTAGAGACGCCGTCCAATCCGACGATGAAGATCATCGACGTCCGCCATGTCGCCGCACTTGCTAAAAAGGCGGGTGCCCTGACGGTCGTCGACAATACTTTTGCAACACCGATATTTCAGTCCCCCCTGAAGCTAGGTGCGGACATTGTGGTCCATAGCACGACCAAATACATTGGTGGCCACTCGGACATGATCGGTGGCGCCCTCATGACTAGCGACGACAGCCTCTTTGAGCAGTTAAAGTTCATCCAGTTTGCCGCGGGAGCTGTGCCGGCCCCGCTCGAATGCTTTCTCTTGCACCGTAGTATTAAGACGCTGGCTGTGCGGATGCAGCAACACGAGCGCAATGCGCAAATCGTCGCGACGATGCTTAGCTCACATCCTAAAGTCAAACGGGTTTACTACCCTGGACTGACCCATGATCCGGGACATCAGCTGGCCAAGGAGCAGATGAGTGGATACTCCGGTATGGTCAGCTTTGATCACGGCGGGAGTTATGCCGAGGTCGTCGCTTTCCTACAAAAGCTTAAAGTATTCTCGCTAGCAGAAAGCCTCGGTGGCGTAGAGTCTCTCGTCAACCATCCCGAACGCATGACGCATGCATCGGTGCCGGAAGATCTCCGGCGCAAACTTGGCATCGGGCCGCAGCTCATACGTTTATCGGTTGGTATCGAGCATGCCGACGATCTGATCAACGATTTAACTCAAGCTCTTTGA
- a CDS encoding FAD-binding protein, which yields MTSCGSAKPSAVNKFTRRSFIGGAAALGAAGSTAARSARADGLGADVSADYGIKPGGSGTAPTFVNWARNIHARPQEIAVPTTLAALQEVVSKAKGVRAVGSGHSYSPCVHSDLVILSLDKLDKILEVDRATMRVKVEAGKKLYAFNEALAELGLALPSIGDIDRQSLAGIVSTGTHGTGMQWGSFADAAAVHAIDLVKADGSLVSLSADRPEDAEALAAARLGLGSLGIIYAITFQVVLAHNLELRSWLTTLSDALDPRHYRDNDHFEFFRFPFTDKVKAISRNRTDKPRDEQRVRTFVDKILLENVALGGLLTAASLRPRLMPRLYDALTNLVFDESRIDRSDKIMASTRLVRVNEMEYALPVAAMPEAHERFNRLTQSFAMRAESPYFANFPTESRFVRGDRGNLLSPSQGQDVGYFAVMSHTAFKGYEEFFRAMETQLLALGGRPHWGKMFYQNPTSLYPEWAKFLAYRDLWDPTGKFRNIYVDRLIDGREMVIEIG from the coding sequence ATGACGTCGTGCGGATCAGCTAAGCCATCGGCGGTAAATAAGTTTACGCGCCGCTCCTTTATTGGAGGTGCGGCGGCCCTTGGTGCTGCAGGATCCACAGCCGCGAGATCGGCACGCGCTGACGGGCTAGGCGCGGACGTGAGCGCTGACTATGGTATCAAACCAGGTGGCTCCGGCACGGCACCCACCTTCGTTAATTGGGCCCGCAATATTCATGCGCGGCCGCAAGAGATCGCCGTCCCGACCACTTTGGCCGCATTGCAAGAAGTGGTGAGCAAGGCTAAAGGGGTAAGAGCAGTAGGCTCGGGTCACTCCTATAGTCCTTGCGTACACTCAGATCTGGTGATCCTGAGTCTCGATAAACTCGATAAAATTTTGGAGGTCGATCGCGCGACGATGCGCGTCAAGGTCGAGGCTGGCAAAAAACTTTATGCCTTCAACGAGGCCCTCGCTGAGCTTGGTCTAGCGCTCCCTAGTATAGGCGATATCGATCGGCAGTCGCTTGCCGGCATCGTATCCACAGGCACCCACGGTACAGGGATGCAGTGGGGTTCATTTGCCGATGCTGCAGCGGTACACGCGATCGATTTGGTTAAGGCAGATGGATCTCTCGTCAGCCTCAGTGCGGACCGTCCTGAAGACGCCGAGGCACTCGCCGCTGCTCGTTTAGGTCTAGGTTCCCTCGGCATCATCTACGCAATCACCTTCCAAGTGGTGCTAGCACATAATCTGGAGCTGCGGAGCTGGCTCACGACGCTGAGCGATGCCTTAGATCCGCGCCATTACCGAGACAACGATCACTTCGAGTTTTTCCGCTTTCCTTTTACCGATAAAGTAAAGGCGATCAGTCGCAATCGCACGGATAAACCACGTGACGAGCAGCGTGTCCGGACCTTCGTCGACAAAATCCTACTTGAAAACGTCGCGCTAGGAGGACTGCTTACTGCGGCTTCTCTCAGGCCGCGGTTGATGCCCAGACTTTACGATGCACTCACCAATCTGGTGTTTGATGAATCGCGTATCGACCGGTCAGACAAGATTATGGCATCCACGCGCCTCGTCCGCGTCAATGAGATGGAATATGCGCTCCCTGTTGCTGCGATGCCCGAGGCGCACGAGCGCTTTAATAGACTGACGCAGTCCTTTGCCATGCGCGCCGAAAGTCCTTACTTTGCCAACTTCCCGACCGAGTCGCGCTTTGTACGCGGTGACCGCGGCAACCTTTTAAGTCCCAGTCAGGGCCAGGATGTTGGTTACTTTGCCGTCATGTCGCATACCGCATTTAAAGGCTACGAGGAGTTTTTCCGAGCGATGGAGACGCAACTCCTCGCCCTTGGTGGGCGACCGCATTGGGGCAAGATGTTTTATCAAAATCCGACATCACTCTATCCGGAATGGGCCAAATTTTTAGCCTACCGCGACCTCTGGGATCCAACCGGCAAGTTCCGCAATATCTATGTCGACCGTCTGATCGACGGTCGTGAGATGGTGATCGAGATCGGCTAG
- a CDS encoding aldehyde dehydrogenase family protein, translated as MKQIFNDAYAAYVQQRGLTTRERLDQINAVKKAILANRETIVERVMAEVGKSRTDALIAEIVGTVDWLDWLERRAVRILADEKVPTPITLLGKKSRLYHEPYGVVLIICPWNYPFHNAITGIAAAYVAGNAVIYKPSEHAPCQGLVEDMLAAAPLMRAAVKVVYGDGKVGSDLIDQKPGKIFFTGSCATGEKIMTQAARHLIPVELELGGKDPMIVFADAGLKRPVAGALWGAFTNAGQSCSAVERLLIEDKAHDAFVAKLVEEARKLQVAEGDSKGNVDIGRMTVGFQRDKVVAHVKDALDKGAKLVFGQLPTTDDLLVRPIILTDVTPDMQVWRDETFGPVLPIMRFGDEGDAVQLANDSDYGLCASVFTADQARADRITRALEVGGVSVNNVNMSEGNPGLPFGGYKRSGFGKLRGPEGLRGFTRSKAVLIDATGDKIEANWYPYTPGKYDRFVRFIGALYTAHWGRLARIAWTGLRLEAFAQKPREPKN; from the coding sequence TTGAAGCAGATATTCAACGATGCATATGCAGCCTATGTCCAGCAACGTGGCCTCACAACGCGTGAGCGACTCGATCAGATCAATGCAGTTAAGAAAGCGATCTTGGCCAATCGCGAGACCATCGTGGAACGGGTGATGGCTGAGGTCGGTAAATCCCGAACCGACGCCCTCATCGCTGAAATAGTCGGCACAGTAGATTGGTTGGACTGGCTGGAGCGGCGTGCCGTCCGCATATTGGCTGATGAGAAAGTACCGACACCGATTACGCTACTTGGCAAGAAGTCGCGTCTCTACCATGAACCCTACGGCGTGGTTCTCATCATCTGTCCCTGGAATTATCCCTTCCACAATGCCATCACTGGCATTGCAGCTGCCTATGTGGCGGGTAATGCCGTTATCTATAAGCCCTCGGAACATGCTCCTTGTCAGGGCCTGGTCGAGGACATGTTGGCGGCGGCGCCTTTAATGAGGGCTGCGGTCAAAGTTGTTTATGGCGACGGTAAGGTCGGCAGTGACCTCATCGACCAAAAACCAGGCAAAATCTTTTTCACCGGTAGCTGCGCTACGGGAGAAAAAATTATGACGCAAGCCGCACGGCATTTGATCCCTGTTGAGCTGGAGCTCGGTGGCAAAGATCCTATGATCGTGTTTGCCGATGCGGGACTCAAACGGCCGGTGGCCGGTGCCCTATGGGGGGCCTTTACGAACGCCGGTCAATCCTGCAGTGCAGTCGAGCGGCTCCTAATTGAAGACAAAGCGCATGACGCTTTTGTCGCTAAGTTGGTCGAAGAGGCGCGTAAACTCCAGGTCGCCGAGGGCGACAGCAAAGGCAACGTTGATATCGGGCGGATGACGGTAGGATTTCAGCGCGACAAAGTGGTGGCCCACGTCAAAGACGCGCTGGACAAAGGTGCCAAGCTCGTGTTTGGCCAGCTGCCGACCACGGATGATTTGTTGGTGCGCCCGATTATTCTCACTGACGTGACACCTGACATGCAGGTCTGGCGCGACGAAACCTTTGGGCCCGTGCTCCCCATCATGAGGTTCGGTGATGAGGGTGACGCGGTGCAGCTAGCTAACGATAGCGACTACGGACTGTGTGCTAGTGTGTTCACTGCTGATCAAGCGCGTGCAGATCGGATCACGCGGGCTCTCGAGGTGGGTGGCGTCTCAGTTAACAACGTCAACATGAGTGAAGGCAATCCGGGTCTGCCATTTGGTGGCTATAAACGCAGTGGTTTTGGTAAATTGAGGGGCCCTGAGGGCTTACGCGGATTTACCCGTAGCAAAGCCGTTTTGATAGACGCAACTGGCGATAAAATAGAGGCTAATTGGTATCCCTATACGCCGGGCAAGTATGACCGATTTGTGCGCTTTATAGGGGCTCTCTACACAGCGCATTGGGGGCGACTGGCACGCATCGCTTGGACGGGTCTCCGGCTCGAGGCTTTTGCGCAGAAACCGCGAGAACCGAAAAACTAG
- a CDS encoding isoaspartyl peptidase gives MHIAHGTFHAPIVALHGGAGGQDPKSPDAVARATAALVEIARTARASILSGTSAADVLLACLKAMEADPQFNAGRGSALQADGCVRMTAAVMTGASQTFSGVIGATDMLHPSVLAHQLQHADARVLASPGVELLARELGVPVASPVTPARLTQWVSKKNTATCDTVGCLILTADGKLYAGTSTGGRGFETPGRVSDSATVAGTYASACAAISATGIGEQIIDDAVAARIETRCRDGMSLETAAQTTFSEAEMRGRSYGWIALAKDGAWSAAHTTPAMSFVIHGADAGEVARS, from the coding sequence ATGCACATCGCTCACGGTACCTTTCATGCCCCTATCGTCGCGCTGCACGGGGGCGCTGGAGGCCAGGATCCCAAAAGTCCAGATGCTGTTGCTAGAGCCACAGCCGCTCTCGTAGAGATCGCTCGGACTGCACGAGCATCGATACTCAGCGGGACAAGTGCCGCGGACGTCTTGCTCGCCTGTCTAAAAGCCATGGAGGCCGATCCGCAGTTCAATGCCGGCCGCGGCTCTGCCCTGCAGGCAGACGGCTGTGTGCGCATGACGGCCGCTGTTATGACTGGTGCGAGCCAAACTTTTTCTGGCGTGATCGGCGCCACAGATATGCTCCATCCATCGGTACTAGCGCATCAGCTGCAACACGCGGATGCGCGCGTCCTGGCGTCCCCCGGAGTGGAACTCCTGGCAAGGGAGCTGGGCGTACCGGTCGCATCACCGGTGACACCAGCCCGGCTCACGCAGTGGGTTAGTAAAAAAAATACTGCAACTTGCGACACCGTCGGCTGCTTGATTTTAACCGCCGACGGCAAACTTTATGCGGGCACATCGACCGGTGGCCGCGGCTTTGAAACTCCGGGACGCGTCAGCGATTCAGCCACGGTCGCAGGTACCTACGCCTCCGCATGTGCGGCTATCAGTGCGACTGGCATCGGCGAGCAAATTATCGATGATGCGGTGGCAGCGCGCATCGAAACGCGATGCCGCGACGGTATGTCACTAGAGACAGCAGCGCAAACGACCTTTAGCGAGGCTGAGATGCGTGGCCGGTCCTACGGCTGGATTGCCCTAGCAAAGGACGGAGCGTGGTCCGCTGCGCATACGACACCTGCTATGTCGTTCGTGATTCACGGTGCAGACGCTGGCGAGGTGGCACGATCTTAG
- a CDS encoding uridine kinase, with the protein MSNQQPKIIGVSGGSGSGKTTLVRMLRERCRELLGLDLLVLQVDHYYNDMAHLPEDERDARNYDHPDAFDTALLSQHLSQLLAGKSVARPTYDYATHTRTADTVEIKPAPIIVLDGILTLHWPEIRDLLTLSVYVDVDDDVRCLRRLRRDIRERGRNVDGVIHQYLATVKPMHDSFIAPQKLVADIIVSWMNYNERAVAMLAGMVAAWGGGGASTR; encoded by the coding sequence ATGTCTAACCAACAACCTAAGATTATTGGCGTCTCAGGGGGATCTGGATCCGGCAAAACCACCCTGGTGCGGATGCTGCGTGAGCGTTGCCGCGAGCTGCTTGGACTCGACTTGCTCGTGCTGCAAGTGGACCACTACTACAACGACATGGCCCACCTACCGGAAGACGAGCGTGATGCGCGCAACTACGATCATCCCGACGCCTTTGACACCGCGCTACTAAGTCAGCATTTGAGCCAACTCCTGGCCGGAAAGTCTGTGGCGCGCCCCACCTATGACTACGCTACCCATACAAGGACAGCGGATACAGTCGAGATCAAGCCGGCGCCGATCATCGTCCTCGACGGTATCTTGACACTGCACTGGCCAGAAATTCGCGACCTCCTGACCCTATCGGTCTATGTAGATGTTGATGACGACGTACGCTGTCTGCGCCGCTTGCGCCGCGATATTCGCGAGCGCGGCCGTAACGTGGACGGCGTCATCCATCAGTATCTGGCTACCGTGAAACCCATGCACGACAGTTTTATCGCACCGCAAAAGCTGGTTGCCGACATCATCGTCAGCTGGATGAACTATAACGAGCGGGCTGTGGCTATGTTAGCGGGAATGGTAGCTGCTTGGGGCGGAGGAGGAGCGAGCACCCGGTAG
- a CDS encoding aldehyde dehydrogenase family protein, which produces MTNDAAVAASSEPYTCRNLIGGSWRPSTGPMRALHSPHDGSLIGHVPMSTPSEVQEAARAAAAAFPAWRALTLKERSAPLFRWRELMLTHLDHLAALAASESGKTVAEARAGILKGIEVAEFALSLQNLDDGGSMEVSQGVTCQIQRRPLGVVAGITPFNFPAMVPLWMIPIALTVGNCFILKPSEKVPLTSQKMGEIFIAAGYPAGVFSVINGGKETVEALIDATEVAAVGFVGSTPAARAVYQRATSLGKRALALGGAKNPVIVVPDADPEFSVQGIVDSFTGCAGQRCMAASLLIAVGKVDHIIDAVVKRASSLKLGKDQQMGAIIDAAAKARITDIIGRAEKDGAKIILDGRRVTPPSGSAAGHWLAPTIIDHASPGMECATTEIFGPVLTIVRVPDLSAALALEATSAYGNAVSVFTTNGRVARTVTDHATSGMIGINIGVPVPREPFSFGGTKASKFGHGDITGRSALDFWTHLIKLTSKWSATAAQNWMS; this is translated from the coding sequence ATGACCAATGATGCCGCCGTTGCCGCTAGCAGCGAGCCCTACACCTGTCGCAACTTGATCGGTGGGAGCTGGCGCCCCTCGACTGGGCCGATGCGGGCGCTCCATAGCCCCCACGACGGCAGTCTCATCGGCCATGTGCCCATGAGTACGCCTAGCGAAGTGCAGGAGGCCGCCCGCGCTGCGGCTGCCGCCTTTCCGGCCTGGCGGGCCCTGACACTCAAGGAACGTTCGGCGCCCTTGTTTCGGTGGCGCGAGCTGATGCTCACCCACCTGGATCACCTAGCAGCCTTGGCCGCGAGTGAGTCTGGCAAGACTGTGGCCGAGGCGCGCGCCGGTATACTCAAAGGCATTGAGGTCGCCGAGTTTGCCCTCAGCCTGCAAAACCTGGATGACGGTGGCTCCATGGAGGTGAGTCAGGGTGTCACCTGCCAAATACAGCGTCGCCCCCTAGGCGTGGTGGCCGGCATCACGCCGTTTAACTTCCCGGCGATGGTCCCCCTCTGGATGATCCCAATCGCCCTCACGGTTGGTAATTGCTTCATCCTCAAACCATCGGAAAAAGTCCCCCTGACCTCACAAAAAATGGGGGAGATTTTTATCGCTGCGGGATATCCCGCCGGCGTTTTCTCCGTCATCAACGGTGGTAAGGAGACGGTGGAGGCTTTGATTGACGCGACAGAAGTGGCGGCGGTTGGCTTTGTCGGGTCGACCCCAGCGGCGCGGGCCGTCTACCAGCGTGCAACTAGTTTAGGTAAAAGAGCGCTCGCCCTCGGCGGCGCCAAAAATCCCGTCATCGTGGTCCCAGATGCCGACCCAGAGTTTAGCGTGCAGGGTATCGTCGATTCGTTTACGGGATGTGCGGGCCAGCGCTGCATGGCAGCGAGTTTACTCATCGCCGTAGGCAAGGTCGATCACATCATCGACGCCGTGGTCAAACGGGCATCCTCTCTCAAACTTGGTAAAGATCAGCAAATGGGTGCGATCATCGATGCCGCGGCTAAGGCGCGTATCACCGACATCATCGGCCGCGCCGAAAAAGACGGCGCCAAAATCATTCTCGACGGACGCCGCGTCACGCCGCCCAGTGGCAGTGCGGCGGGCCATTGGCTGGCACCAACCATCATCGATCACGCAAGCCCCGGCATGGAATGCGCGACGACGGAAATCTTCGGTCCAGTGCTCACTATAGTCCGTGTACCTGATCTCTCGGCAGCGCTCGCTCTCGAGGCTACCAGCGCCTACGGTAACGCCGTCTCCGTATTCACCACCAACGGGCGCGTCGCGCGCACGGTAACCGACCACGCCACCAGCGGCATGATTGGGATCAACATAGGCGTGCCTGTGCCGCGGGAGCCGTTCTCGTTTGGTGGCACTAAAGCATCTAAGTTTGGGCATGGCGACATCACGGGGCGTAGCGCGCTCGATTTTTGGACCCATCTCATCAAGCTGACTAGCAAGTGGTCGGCCACTGCGGCGCAAAATTGGATGAGCTAA
- a CDS encoding GTP cyclohydrolase II, whose protein sequence is MTDADKPKTNKKKKLTHIKLTSHPERGAKHIPVNWGAATAAERGPIIGTVTNPNQRNVIGAHSGSYAVYRALAIAAGSLDPVHIPDLTNTSPAASIGPYPQWHDPKRIVSLDPWGHLISDSFRPLLEQGYDIRPTIAVTRAHINMPEFSDAIAAGRLKPDGHILRENGEVLVTKAAIDPVWYLPGIAERFQVDEAELRRSLFEHTGGMFPELVTRPDMPIFLPPIGGMTAYFFGDVTTMPDPKKVLACRVHDECNGSDVFGSDICTCRPYLAHGIEVCIAAAQEGGAGLIVYNRKEGRALGEVTKFLVYNARKRQEGGDTAAKYFQRTECVAGVTDMRFQELMPDILHWLGISKIDKFVSMSNMKYEAIVRAGVTIKERVEIPKELIPADAKVEMDAKVAAGYYTPGQVPEAKDLGVKKGRGLDE, encoded by the coding sequence ATGACCGACGCCGATAAACCGAAGACCAACAAGAAAAAGAAACTCACGCACATCAAGCTCACGTCGCACCCCGAGCGTGGTGCCAAACATATTCCCGTCAATTGGGGAGCAGCGACCGCCGCCGAGCGCGGTCCCATCATTGGCACGGTAACTAATCCAAATCAACGCAATGTGATCGGCGCGCATTCAGGCTCCTATGCCGTTTACCGTGCCTTGGCCATTGCTGCCGGTTCGCTGGATCCCGTGCACATCCCCGATCTCACCAATACATCTCCGGCCGCAAGTATCGGCCCCTACCCTCAGTGGCATGATCCAAAACGGATTGTTTCGCTTGATCCCTGGGGGCATCTCATCAGTGACTCGTTCCGACCGCTACTCGAGCAGGGATACGACATCCGCCCGACCATCGCTGTGACGCGCGCCCATATCAATATGCCAGAATTTAGCGACGCTATTGCCGCTGGCCGCCTTAAACCGGACGGCCACATCTTGCGCGAAAACGGCGAGGTGTTAGTCACCAAAGCGGCCATCGATCCAGTCTGGTACCTCCCAGGGATTGCCGAGCGCTTCCAGGTTGATGAGGCCGAGCTGCGTCGTTCCCTTTTTGAACACACCGGCGGCATGTTTCCCGAATTAGTTACCCGCCCCGATATGCCGATCTTCTTGCCGCCGATTGGGGGCATGACAGCCTACTTCTTTGGCGACGTCACAACGATGCCCGATCCTAAAAAAGTCTTGGCCTGCCGCGTCCACGACGAGTGTAACGGCTCGGATGTGTTCGGCTCAGATATTTGCACCTGTCGTCCCTATCTCGCTCACGGCATCGAGGTCTGCATTGCGGCCGCTCAGGAGGGCGGAGCGGGTCTCATCGTGTATAATCGCAAAGAGGGGCGAGCACTAGGTGAGGTCACAAAATTTCTAGTCTATAATGCCCGCAAGCGGCAGGAGGGCGGAGACACCGCGGCCAAGTACTTTCAGCGAACTGAGTGTGTCGCCGGGGTCACCGACATGCGGTTTCAGGAGCTGATGCCAGATATTTTACATTGGTTGGGAATTTCAAAAATTGATAAATTTGTCTCAATGAGCAATATGAAGTACGAGGCGATTGTAAGGGCAGGAGTGACCATCAAAGAGCGGGTCGAGATTCCGAAAGAGCTAATTCCTGCCGATGCTAAGGTGGAGATGGATGCCAAGGTGGCAGCCGGATACTATACCCCAGGCCAAGTGCCTGAGGCCAAAGACCTGGGTGTTAAAAAAGGTCGCGGTCTCGACGAGTGA
- a CDS encoding DUF1688 family protein, translated as MSHTTEVKSESKESVTYLRSPKGIREQCAKITDRVLTGESPHFKLERSKLEKAADLVVQEMRSNYPDLSIPYHSRWRHFGDERLKMLNDKLGALDPDAAAKSRIELAIVSVLLDAGAGPTWRYTDPLTGKAVGRSEGLALASFDMFMDGGFASDPENPLVVDNPTLRSITKRDLEKYFQVTPQNRLLGLDGRLNLLHKLEHAVSVNKKYFGDIEPRLGNAYDYLVTHAGNNKLPARKVLSVVLEGLGNIWPGRASLGGVMLGDVWHHAALPTTDHGHGLVPFHKLSQWLTYSLVEPLEDAGLEIGGLDELTGLAEYRNGGLLIDTGVIGIKDAELASKTHKADSEVIIEWRALTISLLDELAVVIRDKLGKAAADLPLAKIMQGGTWSAGRKLAAGLRADAEPPIRLASDGTVF; from the coding sequence ATGTCGCATACAACAGAAGTCAAAAGCGAGAGCAAAGAAAGCGTAACGTATCTCAGATCCCCCAAAGGCATTCGCGAGCAGTGTGCGAAGATCACTGACCGCGTGCTAACCGGAGAGTCGCCACACTTCAAACTCGAGCGTTCCAAGCTAGAGAAGGCGGCCGACCTGGTGGTGCAGGAGATGAGGTCGAATTATCCCGATCTAAGTATTCCGTATCACAGCCGGTGGCGCCATTTTGGTGACGAGCGACTGAAGATGCTCAACGACAAGTTGGGCGCTTTAGATCCAGACGCTGCTGCCAAAAGTCGGATCGAATTGGCAATAGTCAGCGTACTGCTCGACGCCGGCGCTGGTCCGACGTGGCGCTACACGGACCCGTTGACCGGTAAGGCGGTAGGGCGCTCCGAGGGACTCGCCCTGGCGAGCTTTGATATGTTTATGGATGGCGGCTTTGCCAGTGATCCGGAAAATCCGCTGGTGGTCGATAATCCGACGTTGCGTAGCATTACCAAGCGTGATCTTGAAAAATACTTTCAGGTCACGCCACAGAATCGTCTGCTAGGTCTCGACGGACGTCTCAACTTATTGCATAAACTTGAGCACGCCGTGTCTGTAAACAAAAAGTACTTTGGTGACATTGAACCACGTCTGGGTAATGCCTACGATTATTTAGTCACGCATGCAGGTAACAACAAGCTACCGGCACGCAAAGTATTGTCGGTTGTGTTAGAGGGCCTAGGCAATATCTGGCCAGGCCGCGCCTCGCTCGGTGGTGTGATGCTCGGTGACGTCTGGCACCATGCTGCTTTGCCGACCACAGATCACGGCCACGGTTTGGTGCCGTTTCATAAGCTATCGCAGTGGCTTACCTATTCTTTGGTTGAGCCTCTAGAAGACGCTGGTCTGGAGATCGGTGGTCTCGATGAGTTGACTGGTCTTGCCGAATACCGTAACGGCGGCTTATTGATCGATACTGGAGTCATCGGGATCAAAGACGCGGAGCTTGCGAGCAAGACGCACAAGGCCGACTCCGAGGTGATCATTGAGTGGCGCGCGCTCACGATTTCGCTACTCGATGAGCTTGCTGTTGTGATTAGAGACAAGCTTGGCAAGGCGGCTGCCGACTTACCGCTTGCTAAAATTATGCAGGGTGGTACTTGGAGTGCCGGACGTAAGTTGGCGGCTGGTTTGCGCGCTGACGCCGAGCCACCTATCCGGTTGGCTAGTGATGGGACGGTGTTTTAG
- a CDS encoding uracil phosphoribosyltransferase, giving the protein MTQSAAAGSNVFVIKHPLVQHKLTIMRKKETSTSKFRRLAGEIAMLLAYEVTRDMPMTLADIETPIAKMRAPVLKGQEIVLVSILRAGNGILDGMLRLIPSAHVGHIGLYREPKTQVAVEYYFKMPPNMPERDVIIVDPMLATGHSAVAAIDRVKEQKPKSIKYVCLLAAPEGVSFVQEHHPDVPIYTAVIDEGLNEKAYIIPGLGDAGDRMFGTL; this is encoded by the coding sequence ATGACGCAATCAGCGGCAGCGGGTAGTAACGTTTTTGTCATCAAGCATCCGCTGGTCCAGCATAAGCTGACGATCATGCGCAAGAAGGAGACCAGCACCAGTAAGTTTAGACGCCTCGCTGGCGAGATTGCCATGTTACTCGCTTATGAGGTCACGCGCGATATGCCCATGACCCTGGCAGATATCGAGACACCGATAGCAAAGATGAGAGCGCCTGTACTTAAGGGCCAAGAGATCGTCTTGGTGTCGATTCTGAGAGCAGGCAACGGTATTCTCGACGGCATGCTACGACTGATCCCATCGGCGCATGTCGGGCACATCGGACTTTACCGCGAGCCAAAGACGCAGGTGGCTGTGGAATACTATTTTAAGATGCCGCCCAATATGCCTGAGCGCGACGTCATCATCGTCGATCCGATGCTCGCCACTGGTCACTCGGCCGTTGCGGCTATTGACCGTGTGAAAGAGCAAAAACCCAAGTCCATAAAATACGTCTGTTTACTCGCCGCCCCCGAGGGTGTGAGCTTCGTCCAAGAGCATCACCCCGATGTACCGATCTATACGGCCGTCATCGATGAGGGACTCAACGAAAAGGCTTATATCATCCCCGGTCTTGGTGACGCCGGTGACCGGATGTTTGGAACGCTTTGA